One region of Salvia miltiorrhiza cultivar Shanhuang (shh) chromosome 3, IMPLAD_Smil_shh, whole genome shotgun sequence genomic DNA includes:
- the LOC131019072 gene encoding uncharacterized protein LOC131019072 → MGVMYAACPFDKWGIDIVGKLPTAPGGKCFLLVAVDYFSKRVEAEAVGKIDEVTVERFIWRNICCRFGVPRIIVSDNGTQFTGQRIADFCDRMDITQRFVSVAHPQANGQVELANRTICEGIKKRLTQSKGKWVEELDTRRQVSQPTSPMTG, encoded by the exons ATGGGCGTTATGTACGCTGCATGTCCGTTCGACAAGTGGGGTATCGACATAGTCGGGAAGCTGCCCACGGCACCAGGGGGCAAATGCTTTCTGCTTGTAGCGGTGGACTACTTCTCTAAGAGGGTCGAGGCTGAGGCTGTGGGGAAAATCGATGAGGTGACTGTGGAGCGCTTCATTTGGCGGAATATATGTTGCAGATTTGGGGTCCCAAGGATCATCGTTTCTGACAACGGAACCCAGTTTACAGGGCAGAGAATCGCGGATTTCTGTGATCGGATGGATATCACTCAAAGATTCGTCTCGGTAGCTCATCCgcaagcaaatggccaagtgGAGTTGGCCAACAGGACAATAtgtgaagggatcaagaagaggctgacTCAGAGCAAAGGCAAATGGGTTGAAGAGCTGGATACT CGGAGGCAAGTGTCACAGCCCACTtccccaatgacgggttaa
- the LOC131014844 gene encoding GCN5-related N-acetyltransferase 8-like — protein sequence MAAVTLPPVHTLFSRVRLATAADIPNIHRLIHQLAVYEHLTHEFEATAAALSATLFPAAAPPPFASFTTLLLELSTSPFTPSHDPHFTPLLTSFNLELPVDDGEEEIFRCGGGATVGGFVLFFPKYSTILAKPGFYIQNIFVRECYRRRGMGSLLLAAVAARAAEMGGRRVEWVVAEWNVDAIKFYERLGAEILPARSLCRLTGEALRAYAHRA from the coding sequence ATGGCCGCCGTTACCCTGCCTCCCGTCCACACCTTATTCAGCCGCGTCCGACTCGCCACCGCCGCCGACATTCCCAACATACACAGACTCATCCACCAGCTGGCGGTCTACGAGCACCTCACCCACGAGTTCGaggccaccgccgccgccctctccgCCACGCTCTTCCCCGCCGCCGCCCCTCCGCCGTTTGCCTCCTTTACCACGCTCCTTCTCGAGCTCTCCACCTCGCCGTTCACGCCGTCCCATGATCCGCACTTCACGCCCCTCCTCACATCCTTCAACCTGGAGCTCCCCGTCGACGATGGAGAAGAGGAGATTTTCCGGTGCGGTGGCGGCGCAACCGTGGGCGGATTCGTGTTGTTTTTCCCTAAGTACTCGACGATTCTGGCGAAGCCCGGTTTCTATATCCAGAACATCTTTGTGAGGGAGTGCTATAGGAGGAGGGGGATGGGGAGTCTGCTTTTGGCGGCCGTGGCGGCGCGGGCGGCGGAGATGGGCGGCAGGAGGGTGGAGTGGGTGGTGGCGGAGTGGAACGTGGATGCCATCAAGTTTTATGAGAGGTTGGGGGCGGAGATATTGCCGGCGAGGAGCCTATGTAGGCTCACCGGCGAAGCTCTTCGTGCTTATGCTCATAGAGCCTAG